In the genome of Panthera uncia isolate 11264 chromosome B3 unlocalized genomic scaffold, Puncia_PCG_1.0 HiC_scaffold_1, whole genome shotgun sequence, one region contains:
- the CTXN2 gene encoding cortexin-2 produces the protein MSSTYCGNSSAKMSVNEVSAFSLTLEQKTGFAFVGILCIFLGLLIIRCFKILLDPYSSMPSSTWEDEVEEFDKGTFEYALA, from the coding sequence ATGAGTAGTACCTACTGTGGCAACTCTTCAGCTAAGATGAGCGTCAATGAAGTATCAGCTTTTTCGTTAACTCTGGAACAAAAAACTGGCTTTGCTTTTGTTGGGATTTTGTGTATCTTCTTAGGACTTCTTATTATTAGATGCTTCAAAATCCTGTTAGACCCGTACAGTAGCATGCCTTCCTCTACATGGGAAGATGAAGTTGAAGAATTTGATAAAGGGACATTTGAATATGCACTTGCATGA